TAGTTGAACTAAAGCTTCTTTTATGTCTATAGCTTAAGCTTAAattgcatatatataatatgcacATTATTCTCTCAGCCGGTTTGGATTCGCATGTACGCCCTGTGTAGCATTATTTTATTGCGTCAATTTTGTGGGAAAACAAATTGCGAAATTGGAACCAAGCATGCACTCTCATGTGTATGACACTGATTtgataattaaacatttcacattatctttttcattctcttttaatttactcttactttatttttttctatatttttttagtacacctttcacctttttttatcttttctttttaccttttttactGGTTTCTTCAATCCAAGAAATTAGggatacataaattattttccatACTTCAATAAGATTGACATtaattggaaaagaaaaataaacaaatgatacgTTTGTACCTGGTACACTTCATTTCCCACTaaggaataattattttaaaaaaagtcttcacacaacaaaggagtaagttaAAAGATTTGAGCTCTTCTACCCCTAATATTTAAGACTTTTGCCCAAAAGAACATCACGAACCATGTTGTCCAAATTAGCAaatgaagatccaacagagCGAAAAGCAGCACTTTCTGCCAATTCCTTCCATTGCAAAGCTTTTTTCTTCATCTCTTTACCCTTTTCCCCATCCATCAACTCCCTCACAAGGCTCTCTATTTTTTCCCTCTCAACATCTTCAATCTCCAACCCAATCCCCCAATCCTTGCAACAAAACCGACAATTGGTCTGTTGCTCTGCAAAGAAAGGCCAACAAATCATTGGAACACCTCCACACATACTTTCCAACGTTGAATTCCAACCACTGTGTGTCAAAAATCCCCCAACTGAAGGGTGAGCCAACACTTGCTCCTGGGAGCACCAACTAGACAATAGGCCTCTATTTTCGGTTTGTTTCACAAACTCTGGAGGTAAAACAGCATTTTCACCCGCCACAAGATCTGCCCTTATGACCCACAAAAAGTTTTTGTTGCTATTAGCAAGTCCCCATGCAAACTCAATCAATTGCTCACTTGTCATAACCGCGATGCTCCCAAAATTCACGTAAACAACACTACTGGGTTGTTTAGTGTCGAGCCACTCCACGCACTTGGACTCCTCCTTCCAAAGATTAGACCCAATAGCATTCAACTCTTTGTCATCAACATGCTTCACGTGTAAATTCAAAGGACCTATGGAATAAACTGGAGGCAAAATGGACGAGAACGCTTCCAAAACATCGTGCTCTAAGGCATCAAACGTGTTCAAAATTATTGCAGAAGCTCTTCGAGCCCTCCCACACTCCCACTGTATGAAATCAAGCATGAACTCATCTGGATTTGTGGTCCTAACGAAACTGGGAATATCCTTCAATCGAATTTCCTTAATGCCTGGTATCCAATCGATGGTAGTCTCCAAATAACCATTTGTGATATAACTAGAGTCTACATGTCAAACACAAaagagttaattaattaaattagactcATACTATGCTAttaccaaacataaaaaatcgTATGAAATACATAATCGAACAGGGACATATAGAGTACAATTTTTTCATGTAGACCAAAGTGTACAAGAACGAATATGCTTTGAAGACTTTAGGAGCTACCAAATTGTCcccataaactttttttaagataatatatGTCACAAACTCTATCCATAATTTgaaatgtaatataaaaaaatattttataatgagCATGCTCTCACAAATTTAAAGATATAAGATTCATCTGATGgttaaaaagaagtaaaaagtaaattattaaaaaaaatctaaagtttgaatattttgttctaaccaaactaataaattaatatttatcgttaaaaaagatattctcacaaatttatgtatataaatatcGTTCCCAGGTAATATAGCTCCCTGAAAAATTAACTgccaaagtactaataataaaatcaaataaatttaattaccttTGAGAGGTGTTAGGTCCTTTTCAATGAGTTGTTGGTATTGCACGTAACACATAAATCCACATGCACTAGTGGTCCAAAACA
The genomic region above belongs to Glycine max cultivar Williams 82 chromosome 14, Glycine_max_v4.0, whole genome shotgun sequence and contains:
- the LOC100790111 gene encoding 7-deoxyloganetin glucosyltransferase; the protein is MGSLGTINKPHAVCIPYPAQGHINPMLKLAKLLHFKGFHITFVNTEYNHKRLLKARGPDSLNGLSSFRFETIPDGLPETDLDATQDIPSLCEATRRTCSPHFKNLLAKINDSDAPPVSCIVSDGVMTFTLDAAEELGVPEVLFWTTSACGFMCYVQYQQLIEKDLTPLKDSSYITNGYLETTIDWIPGIKEIRLKDIPSFVRTTNPDEFMLDFIQWECGRARRASAIILNTFDALEHDVLEAFSSILPPVYSIGPLNLHVKHVDDKELNAIGSNLWKEESKCVEWLDTKQPSSVVYVNFGSIAVMTSEQLIEFAWGLANSNKNFLWVIRADLVAGENAVLPPEFVKQTENRGLLSSWCSQEQVLAHPSVGGFLTHSGWNSTLESMCGGVPMICWPFFAEQQTNCRFCCKDWGIGLEIEDVEREKIESLVRELMDGEKGKEMKKKALQWKELAESAAFRSVGSSFANLDNMVRDVLLGKSLKY